One Leifsonia shinshuensis DNA window includes the following coding sequences:
- a CDS encoding DUF3027 domain-containing protein, whose product MPEEAGTDEAGTEEPGTENSGTADVESTEAESTDPETAEAEVEAETEADVETEAEVETDAEVDAETEADVETDAEVDAETEAVAAEPAVVELSEADVADLLAALPLARAGLAEITPESTIGEPIGHVVEPTGAVSLLFAAALPGYPGWHWTVTVGRADGDAEPTVLEAELMPGEDALLAPDWVPWSERLAEYQAAQEALAAEAEAAGAEGDDAHVEDDADDYEDEYDEESDESESDEDSDEDSDDDDADVHDLHGDDDLDGVDIDSVDVAFDEDTDTDTELDLATEEAAALADDDAESDDDAESEDADDAESEPVSDSAAPAGAGDAEVGEAEQA is encoded by the coding sequence ATGCCTGAGGAGGCGGGCACGGACGAGGCGGGCACGGAGGAGCCGGGCACGGAGAATTCGGGCACGGCCGACGTCGAATCGACCGAGGCTGAGTCGACCGACCCGGAGACAGCCGAAGCCGAAGTCGAAGCCGAGACCGAAGCCGACGTCGAGACTGAAGCCGAAGTCGAGACCGACGCAGAGGTCGACGCCGAGACCGAAGCCGACGTCGAGACCGACGCAGAGGTCGACGCAGAGACCGAAGCCGTCGCGGCCGAGCCTGCCGTCGTCGAGCTGAGCGAGGCCGACGTCGCCGACCTCCTGGCCGCGCTCCCGCTCGCGCGGGCCGGGCTCGCGGAGATCACGCCGGAGAGCACCATCGGCGAGCCCATCGGGCACGTCGTGGAGCCCACGGGCGCGGTCTCGCTGCTGTTCGCCGCCGCGCTTCCCGGCTACCCGGGCTGGCACTGGACCGTCACGGTCGGCCGCGCCGACGGCGACGCAGAGCCCACCGTGCTCGAGGCCGAGCTGATGCCCGGGGAGGACGCCCTCCTGGCGCCCGACTGGGTGCCGTGGTCCGAGCGACTCGCCGAGTACCAGGCCGCCCAGGAGGCGCTCGCCGCCGAAGCCGAGGCCGCGGGGGCCGAGGGCGACGACGCCCACGTGGAGGACGACGCCGACGACTACGAGGACGAGTACGACGAGGAGTCCGACGAGTCCGAGTCCGACGAGGACTCGGATGAGGACTCCGACGACGACGACGCCGACGTCCACGACCTCCACGGTGACGACGACCTCGACGGCGTCGACATCGACTCGGTCGATGTGGCGTTCGACGAGGACACCGACACCGACACGGAGCTCGACCTCGCGACCGAGGAGGCCGCAGCGCTCGCGGACGACGACGCCGAGTCCGACGACGACGCCGAGTCCGAGGACGCCGACGACGCCGAGTCCGAGCCGGTCAGCGACTCAGCGGCGCCTGCGGGCGCGGGTGACGCTGAGGTAGGCGAAGCCGAGCAGGCCTAG
- a CDS encoding DUF2530 domain-containing protein, producing the protein MRLWLRDDERRPDPVPVPTDDRRAVLVGIGLWVLALIPTLVFAGPITAAGGGWWIWTVVVGIALGLLGFAYLSVTRARRRR; encoded by the coding sequence GTGCGACTGTGGCTGCGCGACGACGAGCGCCGTCCCGACCCTGTGCCGGTGCCGACGGACGACCGCCGGGCCGTGCTCGTCGGCATCGGGCTCTGGGTGCTCGCGCTGATCCCGACGCTCGTCTTCGCCGGACCCATCACGGCCGCAGGCGGCGGCTGGTGGATCTGGACGGTGGTCGTCGGGATCGCGCTAGGCCTGCTCGGCTTCGCCTACCTCAGCGTCACCCGCGCCCGCAGGCGCCGCTGA
- the serC gene encoding phosphoserine transaminase, producing the protein MPDVTIPTDLLPADGRFGCGPSKVRPEQVAYLAGPGAELLGTSHRQAPVKDLVGRVRSGLGELFRLPDGYEVVLGNGGSSAFWDAAAFSLIQERSQNLVFGEFGGKFAKAAKTPWLQAPHVIEAPAGSRAEAEAVEGVDVYAWTHNETSTGVMAPVKRVHGDAGALTVIDATSAAGGADFDVAETDVYYFAPQKNFASDGGLWLALFSPAAIERVERIAASDRYIPEFLSIKNAIDNSRLNQTLNTPAVATLVLLENQIEWMNGNGGLAWADARTKESSGALYAWAEGVDYATPFVADPAHRSQVVVTIDFDDRIDAAAVAKTLRANGVADTEPYRKLGRNQLRVATFTAIEPDDVRALIGCVEYAVERLG; encoded by the coding sequence ATGCCGGACGTGACGATTCCCACCGACCTCCTGCCCGCCGACGGACGATTCGGCTGCGGCCCGTCCAAGGTCCGTCCGGAGCAGGTCGCCTACCTGGCGGGCCCCGGCGCGGAGCTGCTCGGCACCTCCCACCGCCAGGCGCCGGTGAAGGACCTGGTCGGCCGGGTGCGCTCGGGCCTCGGCGAGCTGTTCCGCCTCCCGGACGGCTACGAGGTCGTCCTCGGCAACGGCGGCTCCAGCGCCTTCTGGGACGCCGCGGCGTTCTCGCTCATTCAGGAGCGCAGCCAGAACCTGGTCTTCGGCGAGTTCGGCGGCAAGTTCGCCAAGGCGGCGAAGACCCCGTGGCTGCAGGCCCCGCACGTCATCGAGGCCCCGGCGGGATCCCGCGCGGAGGCCGAGGCGGTGGAGGGCGTGGACGTCTACGCCTGGACCCACAACGAGACCTCCACCGGCGTGATGGCGCCGGTGAAGCGGGTGCACGGCGACGCCGGCGCCCTGACCGTCATCGACGCGACCAGCGCGGCGGGCGGCGCCGACTTCGACGTCGCAGAGACCGACGTCTACTACTTCGCGCCGCAGAAGAACTTCGCCTCCGATGGAGGCCTCTGGCTCGCGCTGTTCTCCCCCGCCGCCATCGAGCGGGTCGAGCGGATCGCGGCGAGCGACCGCTACATCCCGGAGTTCCTCAGCATCAAGAACGCGATCGACAATTCGCGGCTCAACCAGACGCTCAACACCCCGGCCGTTGCGACGCTCGTGCTGCTGGAGAACCAGATCGAGTGGATGAACGGCAACGGCGGTCTCGCCTGGGCCGACGCCCGCACGAAGGAGTCGTCCGGCGCGCTCTACGCCTGGGCCGAGGGCGTCGACTACGCCACCCCGTTCGTCGCCGACCCGGCGCACCGCTCGCAGGTGGTCGTCACGATCGACTTCGACGACCGGATCGACGCGGCGGCGGTCGCCAAGACCCTGCGCGCCAACGGCGTCGCGGACACCGAGCCGTACCGCAAGCTCGGCCGCAACCAGCTCCGCGTCGCGACCTTCACGGCCATCGAGCCGGACGACGTGCGCGCGCTGATCGGCTGCGTCGAGTACGCGGTCGAGCGACTGGGCTGA
- a CDS encoding metal-dependent transcriptional regulator, whose translation MTDLIDTTEMYLRTILELEEDNIVPLRARISERLGHSGPTVSQTVGRMERDGLVVVSGDRHLELTDDGRRKAVHVMRKHRLAERLLSDVIELEWEYVHEEACRWEHVMSEQVERKLITMLGHPTESPYGNPIPGLGELGAPDAASTENLVNLVDVVRGGDSEVTARIRRLGEPAQVDPELLLQLKQAGVFPGSTGTFAAAGSYVTVQIDGFEAGLELPNELAAHIFVDA comes from the coding sequence ATGACCGACCTGATCGACACGACAGAGATGTACCTTCGCACCATCCTGGAGCTGGAGGAGGACAACATCGTCCCGCTGCGTGCGCGCATCTCCGAGCGTCTCGGCCACTCGGGCCCGACCGTCTCGCAGACCGTCGGCCGCATGGAGCGCGACGGGCTCGTGGTCGTCTCCGGAGACCGCCACCTGGAGCTCACCGACGACGGCCGCCGTAAGGCCGTGCACGTCATGCGCAAACACCGCCTGGCCGAGCGCCTGCTCAGCGACGTCATCGAGCTGGAGTGGGAGTACGTCCACGAGGAGGCGTGCCGCTGGGAGCACGTGATGAGCGAGCAGGTCGAGCGCAAGCTCATCACCATGCTCGGCCACCCGACCGAGTCGCCGTACGGCAACCCCATCCCCGGGCTCGGCGAGCTGGGAGCGCCGGACGCGGCCTCCACCGAGAACCTGGTCAACCTGGTCGACGTCGTGCGCGGCGGCGATTCTGAGGTGACTGCCAGGATCCGGCGCCTGGGCGAGCCTGCGCAGGTCGACCCGGAGCTGCTGCTGCAGCTCAAGCAGGCCGGGGTTTTTCCCGGCTCGACCGGCACTTTCGCTGCGGCGGGGTCGTACGTCACCGTACAGATCGATGGCTTCGAGGCCGGCCTCGAACTCCCGAACGAGCTCGCGGCGCACATCTTCGTCGACGCCTGA
- a CDS encoding C40 family peptidase, which produces MAHSGTPDPAQDRTPQDPDTLASTSSTTSSSGSHLVSRRSLRTAKAPVAAAPKPAAQASTPAAKDSAKPAAKRKGGWILNVGVITVATGIIATMSLPAFAFNPSGAESAGFGPSASDSMKKAQAQSVAVGQGVTAATVSRDAAAATSQSQLDSQKAAAAATAAAEAARQRAAVSLANYASYSGPSVSDFLANPPYPSFSLAQVFSVAKQYIGTPYVYGGDTPAGFDCSGYVMYVYAQFGISLPHSVSGEAARGTKISINDAQPGDLIVMSGHIGFYAGNGNIMDAPDSGRSISIRPIWTSDYYVVRLGI; this is translated from the coding sequence TTGGCACACTCTGGTACGCCCGATCCTGCCCAGGACCGGACCCCTCAGGACCCGGATACCCTCGCTTCGACGTCGTCGACGACGTCATCTTCCGGATCCCACCTCGTCTCCCGGCGGTCGCTCCGCACGGCGAAGGCGCCGGTCGCGGCGGCCCCCAAGCCCGCCGCGCAGGCGTCCACGCCCGCCGCGAAGGACTCCGCCAAGCCCGCCGCGAAGCGCAAGGGCGGCTGGATCCTCAACGTCGGCGTCATCACCGTGGCGACCGGCATCATCGCGACGATGTCGCTCCCGGCGTTCGCGTTCAACCCGAGCGGCGCGGAGTCCGCGGGCTTCGGCCCGAGCGCGTCCGACAGCATGAAGAAGGCGCAGGCGCAGTCCGTCGCCGTCGGTCAGGGCGTCACCGCCGCCACCGTCAGCCGCGACGCGGCCGCTGCGACCAGCCAGTCGCAGCTCGACTCGCAGAAGGCGGCAGCAGCGGCCACCGCCGCCGCCGAGGCCGCCCGCCAGCGCGCAGCGGTGTCGCTCGCGAACTACGCCAGCTACTCCGGCCCGTCGGTCTCCGACTTCCTGGCCAACCCGCCGTACCCGAGCTTCAGCCTCGCGCAGGTGTTCTCGGTCGCGAAGCAGTACATCGGCACCCCGTACGTCTACGGTGGTGACACCCCCGCCGGCTTCGACTGCTCGGGCTACGTGATGTACGTCTACGCCCAGTTCGGCATCTCCCTCCCGCACTCGGTGTCGGGGGAGGCCGCGCGCGGCACGAAGATCTCGATCAACGACGCCCAGCCGGGCGACCTGATCGTGATGTCGGGCCACATCGGCTTCTACGCAGGCAACGGCAACATCATGGACGCACCCGACTCGGGCCGCTCCATCTCCATCCGCCCGATCTGGACCAGCGACTACTACGTCGTCCGGCTCGGTATCTGA
- a CDS encoding HNH endonuclease → MKTLVLNAGYEPLAVVSFKRAIVLVMNQKATVLASDTAHPVWSISGRYDRPSVILLTRYVRIPHGRAVPVSRRGVLRRDSHHCGYCGKTATTIDHVLPRSRGGADSWENLVACCLRCNNVKGDRTPAEMGWTLKLTPRAPHDSSWVVRGVEGGQADWQDYLGVAA, encoded by the coding sequence ATGAAGACACTGGTCCTCAACGCCGGCTACGAGCCCCTCGCGGTCGTCTCCTTCAAGCGCGCCATCGTCCTGGTGATGAATCAGAAGGCGACGGTCCTCGCGAGCGACACGGCCCACCCGGTGTGGAGCATCTCGGGCCGCTACGACCGCCCGTCGGTGATCCTGCTCACCCGCTACGTGCGCATCCCGCACGGCCGCGCGGTGCCGGTCTCCCGACGCGGGGTGCTCCGCCGCGACAGCCACCACTGCGGCTACTGCGGCAAGACGGCGACGACGATCGACCACGTCCTCCCGCGCTCCCGCGGCGGCGCGGACAGCTGGGAGAACCTGGTGGCCTGCTGCCTCCGCTGCAACAACGTGAAGGGCGACCGCACCCCCGCCGAGATGGGCTGGACGCTGAAGCTCACCCCCCGCGCCCCGCACGACAGCTCCTGGGTGGTCCGCGGAGTGGAAGGCGGCCAGGCGGACTGGCAGGACTACCTCGGCGTCGCGGCCTGA
- a CDS encoding ATP-binding protein, with protein sequence MTSGPIRPWVRVAILLVAVTSLGLIAWTKTGEFIPSDPADALLLQSSILLVVLGSLILEKYFTAPGDALVNSFTALITMLPLLPLLASESLAIWGVVATYLGVVMAASAACLTLQSQSNRTRGRRTMAIAYLIASRFGRARVVFSVVFLASLFFFASSRSSLALALLVFWGLYLAIWPLGIPQLLSRLRLGQEARDKLVGHLDRVDSPNLARVALAAAGSWPIESESVVLAHLPDGSSRWCVPLFRENRSDGVWATFAISDSLSTKAGRAGTLVIPHDVAGPSRSDLIQKLTGGLAHEVAGVVRESSTLTHLRVEILPDQLVGSGQVLVVPVADELVYFQVTGMETSEEPFGGLHYGSQIATAVQIGVLRGERFHRFDYLPPMNALAYFAAVPPAETEVEGLFPLGDVPGTGVTLYGNFIDQMESHTAILGATGTGKTEFAFDLIRYSVANGVKVICLDLTSQYAPRLADLAPIELSIPGAKATELGEKLFAAETGAYGAGAEKKILASFANGLRSDIRITLEKFYQGDGGALGLIELTEISNTKATLWITEIYLSTLLELAKEGATSGQKTLVVVEEAHTVMPEAAFAGLGDFDSKGTIAKITQIALQGRKYGVGLLVLAQRTATVSKSVLTQCNTVISFSCIDDTSINFLKNVFGSAVAEGLPSLPRLRAVAEGSWIEAELPVAFDVPFDAQKAERKDWASQLAAGDALANSTDANNPDPETPF encoded by the coding sequence ATGACGTCGGGTCCGATTCGTCCGTGGGTACGCGTCGCCATTCTTCTTGTAGCAGTCACTTCGCTTGGACTCATCGCTTGGACCAAGACTGGCGAATTCATTCCGAGCGACCCCGCAGACGCATTGCTGCTACAGAGCAGCATCCTTCTGGTCGTCCTCGGGTCATTGATTCTGGAGAAGTACTTCACCGCTCCCGGTGATGCGCTCGTGAACTCCTTCACGGCATTGATTACGATGCTTCCGCTTTTGCCGTTGCTTGCGTCGGAGTCGCTGGCGATTTGGGGTGTTGTAGCTACGTATCTCGGAGTCGTAATGGCAGCTTCTGCCGCCTGCCTAACACTCCAGTCTCAGTCCAACCGGACAAGGGGACGGCGCACCATGGCGATTGCTTACCTCATTGCTTCAAGATTTGGTCGAGCACGCGTGGTCTTCTCCGTTGTGTTCTTGGCCTCTCTCTTCTTTTTCGCCTCAAGTCGTTCGAGTCTTGCCTTGGCGCTGTTGGTCTTCTGGGGGTTGTACCTTGCGATCTGGCCCCTCGGTATTCCACAGCTGCTCAGTCGGCTTCGTCTAGGTCAAGAGGCGCGTGACAAGTTGGTGGGCCATCTTGATCGCGTTGATAGTCCAAACCTGGCTAGAGTCGCACTCGCAGCTGCGGGATCGTGGCCGATCGAATCTGAGTCCGTGGTTCTTGCGCATCTTCCCGATGGCTCGAGCCGGTGGTGTGTGCCTCTGTTTCGCGAGAATCGCAGTGATGGGGTTTGGGCGACCTTTGCCATTTCTGACAGCTTGAGCACAAAGGCCGGTCGTGCCGGCACGCTAGTCATTCCACATGACGTGGCGGGACCAAGCCGGTCGGATCTGATTCAGAAACTTACCGGTGGCCTGGCACATGAAGTCGCCGGCGTGGTCCGCGAGTCCTCGACGCTCACTCATCTGCGGGTAGAGATCCTTCCAGATCAACTCGTGGGATCTGGGCAAGTGCTAGTTGTCCCCGTCGCTGACGAGCTTGTCTATTTCCAGGTGACTGGAATGGAGACTTCTGAGGAACCATTTGGTGGCTTGCACTATGGCTCGCAGATTGCGACCGCGGTACAGATCGGTGTGCTGCGAGGAGAGCGATTCCATCGCTTTGACTATTTGCCGCCGATGAACGCGTTGGCCTATTTCGCGGCCGTGCCACCGGCCGAAACTGAGGTGGAAGGTCTCTTTCCGCTCGGCGATGTGCCAGGCACGGGCGTGACGCTTTACGGCAACTTCATTGACCAAATGGAGTCCCACACGGCGATCCTCGGTGCGACCGGTACAGGAAAGACCGAGTTTGCGTTCGACTTGATTCGCTATTCGGTTGCGAACGGAGTGAAGGTGATCTGTCTCGACTTGACCTCTCAGTACGCACCACGCCTTGCGGACCTTGCGCCGATAGAGCTTTCGATTCCAGGTGCGAAAGCTACCGAACTCGGCGAAAAGCTCTTCGCCGCGGAGACGGGGGCATATGGCGCAGGTGCAGAGAAGAAGATTCTGGCGAGCTTTGCAAATGGCCTTCGCTCAGATATCCGCATAACGCTGGAGAAGTTCTATCAGGGCGATGGTGGAGCGCTAGGTCTGATCGAGTTGACCGAGATCTCGAACACCAAAGCGACCCTCTGGATCACAGAAATCTACTTGAGTACATTGCTCGAACTGGCCAAAGAGGGAGCGACGAGCGGCCAAAAGACCCTTGTCGTTGTGGAGGAGGCGCACACTGTGATGCCGGAGGCGGCCTTTGCGGGCCTAGGAGACTTCGACTCCAAGGGAACCATTGCCAAGATCACGCAGATAGCGCTCCAAGGCCGCAAATACGGTGTCGGTCTCCTCGTACTTGCTCAACGAACTGCCACGGTCAGCAAGTCGGTACTGACGCAGTGCAATACGGTGATCTCCTTCTCGTGTATCGACGACACCAGTATCAACTTTTTGAAGAATGTGTTCGGATCGGCGGTCGCCGAGGGGCTGCCCAGCTTGCCCCGGCTTCGTGCTGTAGCCGAGGGCTCCTGGATTGAGGCAGAGCTGCCGGTCGCCTTCGATGTTCCCTTTGACGCCCAAAAGGCCGAACGGAAGGACTGGGCATCGCAGCTTGCAGCCGGCGACGCGTTGGCTAACAGCACGGACGCGAACAACCCTGATCCGGAGACACCGTTCTGA
- a CDS encoding tyrosine-type recombinase/integrase, with protein sequence MTQHDLKHTAASLAVSAGANVKALQRMLGHKSAAMTLDIYADLLKMTSAQSLIASTNGFCRKAGGACGPSDGHVARTRRSHQFVMDEGSF encoded by the coding sequence ATGACTCAGCACGACCTGAAACATACCGCCGCGAGCCTGGCCGTGAGCGCCGGCGCCAACGTCAAAGCGCTCCAGCGCATGCTCGGGCACAAGTCGGCTGCGATGACGCTCGATATTTACGCCGACCTTTTGAAGATGACCTCGGCTCAGTCGCTGATCGCCTCAACGAACGGGTTCTGTCGGAAAGCCGGGGGAGCTTGTGGACCGAGTGACGGTCATGTCGCAAGGACCCGTCGGAGTCACCAGTTCGTGATGGACGAAGGCTCGTTTTGA
- a CDS encoding DUF3311 domain-containing protein, whose protein sequence is MLLVIAIVLPLVVPIYARSEPALAGIPFFYWYQMLWVLIDSGLLWICYALIVREDRRRRAAVRPPEVDE, encoded by the coding sequence GTGCTGCTCGTGATCGCGATCGTGTTGCCCCTGGTGGTGCCGATCTATGCACGAAGCGAGCCCGCGCTCGCCGGCATCCCCTTCTTCTACTGGTATCAGATGCTGTGGGTGCTGATCGACTCCGGGCTGCTCTGGATCTGCTACGCCCTGATCGTCCGTGAGGATCGGCGACGCCGGGCAGCGGTCCGGCCCCCGGAGGTGGACGAATGA
- the mctP gene encoding monocarboxylate uptake permease MctP, with translation MIAAAGSGARPVDGVALTVVIIIFVIVAIMGFVAARWRITPEERGLRTLDQWGLGGRGFGSWITWFLLGGDLYTAYTFIAVPAAMWSTGAVSGFFAVPYTVVLYPIVFLLMARLWSVSHRHGYVTPADFVGGRYGSKTLSTAIAVTGIVATMPYIALQLVGIKAVLTVLGLGSGANAFTQDLPLIIAFVVLAAYTYTAGLRAPAAIAVVKDLLIYIAVIVAIIWLPTQFGGWDGIFKAATTKMTAINPATNLPVGSVIPGAASFNAYWTLALGSAMALFMYPHSVTGVLATKSRNTIRRNAVVLPIYSLMLGFLALLGYVAIKAGTKPIGFDGVVNPQLVVPQLFIDNFPSWFAGVALAAIAVGALVPAAIMSIAASNLFTRNIYRDLFKPDASPEHEAKVSKFVSLVVKFGALLFVILMDQSAAINMQLLGGVWILQTFPAIVAGLYTRWFHRWALFAGWAVGILYGTIAAYNVVNPVTHAHFGGSIAPFPFTTTPVYIAISAFVINAIVSVVLTLIFRAVRVPDGVDRTTHADYGADEGDPKVVEVLEPYEETLDDASLDR, from the coding sequence ATGATCGCCGCGGCAGGGTCGGGCGCCCGGCCCGTGGACGGTGTGGCGCTCACCGTCGTCATCATCATCTTCGTGATCGTCGCGATCATGGGGTTCGTCGCGGCGCGCTGGCGGATCACCCCGGAAGAGCGCGGCCTGCGCACCCTCGACCAATGGGGTCTCGGCGGCCGCGGGTTCGGGAGCTGGATCACCTGGTTCCTGCTCGGCGGCGACCTCTACACGGCGTACACGTTCATCGCGGTTCCGGCGGCCATGTGGAGCACGGGCGCGGTCAGCGGCTTCTTCGCCGTTCCGTATACGGTCGTGCTCTACCCGATCGTCTTCCTGCTGATGGCACGGCTCTGGTCGGTCTCGCACCGCCACGGCTACGTCACGCCCGCGGACTTCGTCGGGGGACGCTACGGGAGCAAGACGCTCTCGACAGCCATCGCCGTGACGGGCATCGTCGCGACGATGCCGTACATCGCCCTCCAGCTGGTGGGCATCAAAGCGGTGCTCACGGTCCTCGGGCTCGGCAGCGGCGCCAACGCCTTCACCCAGGACCTTCCGCTGATCATCGCGTTCGTCGTCCTCGCCGCGTACACGTATACCGCCGGTCTGCGCGCGCCGGCGGCGATCGCGGTGGTCAAAGACCTCCTGATCTACATCGCCGTCATCGTCGCGATCATCTGGCTGCCCACCCAGTTCGGCGGATGGGACGGGATCTTCAAGGCCGCCACCACGAAGATGACGGCGATCAACCCGGCGACGAACCTCCCTGTCGGCTCTGTGATCCCCGGGGCCGCGAGCTTCAACGCGTACTGGACCCTCGCGCTCGGGTCGGCCATGGCGCTGTTCATGTACCCGCACTCGGTGACCGGTGTGCTGGCGACGAAGAGCCGCAACACGATCCGGCGCAACGCGGTGGTGCTGCCGATCTATTCGCTCATGCTCGGATTCCTCGCGCTCCTCGGGTACGTGGCCATCAAGGCGGGCACGAAGCCGATCGGATTCGACGGGGTGGTCAACCCCCAGCTCGTGGTGCCGCAGCTCTTCATCGACAACTTCCCGTCGTGGTTCGCCGGTGTGGCGCTCGCCGCCATCGCCGTCGGCGCCCTGGTGCCTGCGGCGATCATGTCGATCGCCGCCTCCAACCTGTTCACGCGCAACATCTACCGGGACCTGTTCAAGCCGGACGCGTCCCCCGAGCACGAAGCGAAGGTGTCGAAGTTCGTCTCCCTCGTGGTGAAGTTCGGCGCCCTGCTGTTCGTGATCCTGATGGACCAGTCGGCGGCGATCAACATGCAGCTGCTCGGCGGCGTCTGGATCCTTCAGACCTTCCCGGCGATCGTGGCCGGCCTGTACACGCGGTGGTTCCACCGCTGGGCGCTGTTCGCCGGCTGGGCGGTCGGCATCCTCTACGGAACGATCGCCGCGTACAACGTGGTGAACCCGGTGACGCACGCGCACTTCGGCGGGTCGATCGCCCCGTTCCCGTTCACGACCACGCCGGTCTACATCGCCATCTCGGCGTTCGTCATCAACGCGATCGTCTCCGTGGTCCTGACCCTGATCTTCCGAGCGGTCCGGGTGCCGGACGGCGTCGACCGCACGACGCACGCCGACTACGGCGCGGACGAGGGCGATCCCAAGGTCGTCGAGGTGCTCGAGCCGTACGAGGAGACCCTGGACGACGCGAGCCTCGACCGGTGA
- a CDS encoding dihydrofolate reductase family protein has translation MRPLRYSINVTLDGCVHHEAGLPPDEESMRFWADEMARADALIFGRVTYGMMEEAWRRPATGVWPEWMDQTQLPFAEAIDGAKKYVVSNTLDEVDWNAELLRGDLRQSVEQLKREPGEGLFVGGVTLPLALADLGLIDEYVFVVQPVIAGYGPTLLAGLHERIELEPVERQDFGSGVTVLRFRPRG, from the coding sequence ATGAGACCGCTCCGCTACTCCATCAACGTCACGCTCGACGGCTGCGTACACCACGAGGCGGGCCTCCCGCCCGACGAGGAGTCGATGCGGTTCTGGGCCGACGAAATGGCGCGGGCCGACGCCCTGATCTTCGGCCGGGTCACCTACGGAATGATGGAAGAGGCGTGGCGGCGGCCGGCCACGGGCGTCTGGCCGGAGTGGATGGACCAGACCCAGCTCCCGTTCGCGGAGGCCATCGACGGCGCGAAGAAGTACGTCGTCTCGAACACGCTCGACGAGGTCGACTGGAACGCCGAACTGCTCCGCGGCGACCTCCGGCAGTCCGTCGAACAGCTCAAGCGGGAGCCGGGCGAGGGTCTGTTCGTGGGCGGCGTGACCCTCCCCCTCGCGCTGGCCGACCTGGGGCTGATCGACGAGTACGTGTTCGTCGTGCAGCCGGTCATCGCCGGGTACGGCCCGACGCTGCTCGCCGGGTTGCACGAGCGGATCGAGCTCGAGCCGGTCGAGCGTCAGGACTTCGGGTCGGGGGTGACGGTGCTGCGGTTCCGGCCGCGCGGGTGA
- a CDS encoding RNA-binding S4 domain-containing protein, with amino-acid sequence MTKRAPVEDVPIGGDVIRLGQFLKFAGLLDSGGNVKEAILDGYVTVNGEVDRRRGRQLQLGDVVTFEGRSVRVCP; translated from the coding sequence ATGACGAAGCGTGCTCCTGTCGAAGACGTCCCGATCGGGGGTGACGTCATCCGCCTCGGGCAGTTCCTGAAGTTCGCCGGGCTCCTCGACTCCGGTGGGAACGTCAAAGAGGCCATCCTGGACGGCTACGTGACCGTGAACGGCGAGGTCGATCGCCGCCGCGGACGTCAGCTGCAGCTCGGCGACGTCGTCACGTTCGAGGGGCGCAGCGTCCGCGTCTGCCCGTGA
- a CDS encoding DUF1990 family protein, with protein sequence MPEAPVWAPSDRTFRRSELSAVVGRGDDAWRRAAGDVLRWRVKTRSGFLVDSHAPVRVGRRERIRVRVLGVTVVEPVEVVAVVEQDDRVGFAYRTLPGHPVEGEEAFVVHRDTADGDIVLTVRSLTRPASRQPWRILHPLLRVAQVVARRRYLRALR encoded by the coding sequence ATGCCCGAAGCGCCGGTCTGGGCTCCGAGCGACCGGACGTTCCGCCGTTCGGAGCTGTCCGCGGTCGTCGGCCGCGGCGACGACGCCTGGCGTCGCGCTGCGGGCGACGTCCTGCGCTGGCGGGTGAAGACGCGCAGCGGTTTCCTGGTCGACTCCCACGCTCCGGTGCGCGTGGGGCGGCGGGAGCGGATCCGCGTGCGCGTGCTCGGGGTGACCGTCGTGGAGCCGGTCGAGGTCGTCGCCGTCGTGGAGCAGGACGACCGTGTCGGCTTCGCGTACCGAACCCTGCCCGGCCACCCGGTCGAGGGCGAGGAGGCGTTCGTGGTGCACCGCGACACCGCGGACGGCGACATCGTGCTCACCGTGCGCTCGCTCACGCGGCCTGCGTCGCGGCAGCCGTGGCGGATCCTGCATCCGCTGCTCCGTGTCGCCCAGGTCGTGGCGCGACGCCGTTACCTCCGCGCGCTCCGCTGA